From one Streptococcus oralis genomic stretch:
- a CDS encoding APC family permease, translating into MNIFRTKDVSLRQTEMHRHLKLWDLILLGIGAMVGTGIFTITGTAAATLAGPSLVVSIVISALCVSLSALFFAEFASRVPATGGAYSYLYAILGELPAWIAGWLTIMEFMTAVSGVASGWAAYFKGLLSDYGISMPQALNGTFNPEQGTYIDLLPILVLTLVTGLVLLNSKAALRFNSLLVVLKFSALALFILVGIWYIKPENWSNFAPFGFGQIYGGSTGIMAGASLMFFGFLGFESISMAVDEIQSPQKNIPRGIVLSLTIVTILYALVTLVLTGIVHYSKLNVDDAVAFSLRSIGIGWAANYISLVAILTLITVCISMTYALSRMIYSLARDGLLPQSFKQLSKTSRVPKNATLLTGVASAIAAGVFPLASIAAFLNICTLAYLILLAYGIIKLRKDKGMPKEGEFKTPLVPLLPILSILICVSFMLQYSLDTWIAFGIALLVGLVIYFAYGFRHSTLAEAE; encoded by the coding sequence ATGAATATTTTTAGAACCAAGGATGTTAGTCTGAGACAGACAGAGATGCACCGTCATTTGAAATTGTGGGATTTGATTCTATTGGGAATCGGTGCCATGGTAGGAACTGGGATTTTTACCATTACAGGAACTGCAGCAGCAACACTTGCCGGTCCATCACTAGTGGTTTCCATCGTGATTTCTGCCCTGTGTGTTTCTCTATCAGCTCTCTTTTTTGCAGAATTTGCCTCTCGTGTACCTGCAACTGGAGGTGCTTATAGTTATCTCTATGCGATTTTGGGAGAATTGCCAGCCTGGATTGCTGGCTGGTTGACCATCATGGAATTCATGACGGCTGTTTCAGGTGTGGCGTCTGGCTGGGCAGCTTACTTTAAGGGCTTACTCAGTGATTATGGTATTTCCATGCCCCAAGCCTTGAATGGAACCTTTAATCCTGAACAGGGAACCTATATCGATCTTCTGCCTATTTTAGTACTGACATTGGTAACGGGATTGGTTTTATTAAATTCTAAGGCAGCTTTGAGATTTAATTCGCTTTTAGTGGTCTTGAAATTCTCAGCTCTCGCCTTATTTATCCTAGTTGGTATTTGGTACATCAAACCTGAAAATTGGTCGAATTTTGCTCCTTTTGGCTTTGGCCAGATTTATGGAGGAAGCACTGGGATTATGGCAGGTGCATCTTTGATGTTTTTTGGGTTTCTCGGATTTGAGTCTATTTCCATGGCAGTTGATGAAATTCAAAGTCCTCAAAAAAATATTCCCCGCGGAATCGTGCTTTCTCTGACAATCGTCACCATTCTCTATGCTTTGGTAACCTTAGTATTGACAGGGATTGTTCACTACAGTAAGCTCAATGTGGACGATGCAGTAGCATTTTCATTACGGAGTATTGGTATCGGCTGGGCGGCCAATTATATTTCGCTCGTAGCCATTCTAACCCTGATAACCGTATGTATCTCTATGACTTATGCTTTGTCTCGGATGATTTATAGCTTAGCACGTGATGGACTTTTACCTCAAAGTTTCAAACAATTAAGCAAGACTAGTCGCGTTCCTAAAAATGCGACTCTCTTAACAGGAGTTGCTTCAGCTATTGCTGCAGGAGTCTTTCCTCTAGCCAGTATTGCAGCCTTCTTAAATATCTGTACCTTAGCTTATCTCATTTTGCTAGCCTATGGAATAATAAAACTCAGAAAGGATAAGGGCATGCCAAAAGAGGGAGAGTTTAAAACTCCCTTGGTGCCACTCTTGCCAATTCTTTCCATTCTTATCTGTGTTTCCTTTATGCTTCAATATAGTCTAGATACCTGGATTGCCTTTGGCATTGCTCTTCTAGTTGGTCTAGTCATTTACTTTGCTTATGGGTTCCGCCATTCAACCCTCGCAGAAGCAGAATAA
- a CDS encoding YitT family protein gives MIRKLQPIITIILGAAIYAFGLTYFVVPYHLFEGGATGITLITYYLFKIPVSLMNLLINIPLFILAWKIFGPKTLYSSLLGSISLSVWLAIFERIPLHIDLQGDLIIVALVSGVLLGVGLGIIFNAGGTTGGSDIVARILNKYTNISIGKLLFGIDFFILMLILIIFQDLRLVTYTLLFDFIIARVIDLIGEGGYAGKGFMIITQYPDQLAKEINDELGRGVTFISGQGYYSKKDLKIIYCIVGRNEIVKMKDMIHKIDPQAFITITEAHEILGEGFTYVKD, from the coding sequence ATGATTCGAAAACTTCAACCGATTATCACCATTATTCTTGGAGCTGCTATCTATGCCTTCGGTCTTACCTACTTTGTTGTTCCTTATCATTTATTTGAGGGAGGGGCGACAGGTATTACCTTGATTACCTACTACCTTTTTAAGATTCCTGTCTCATTGATGAACCTCTTGATTAATATCCCTTTATTTATCCTGGCTTGGAAAATATTTGGACCTAAGACCCTCTACTCCAGCCTTCTTGGATCTATTTCACTTTCCGTTTGGCTAGCAATTTTTGAGCGTATTCCTTTGCACATCGACTTGCAAGGTGATCTCATCATTGTTGCTTTAGTCTCAGGAGTCTTACTGGGGGTTGGTTTAGGGATTATCTTTAATGCTGGTGGAACCACTGGTGGCTCTGATATCGTTGCCCGTATCCTCAACAAATACACCAATATTTCGATTGGTAAATTGCTCTTTGGGATTGACTTTTTTATCCTAATGTTGATTTTGATTATCTTCCAGGATCTTCGTCTAGTTACCTATACCCTCTTGTTTGACTTTATCATCGCTCGTGTTATCGACTTGATAGGCGAAGGAGGTTATGCTGGTAAAGGATTTATGATTATTACCCAATATCCTGATCAATTGGCCAAAGAGATTAACGATGAACTCGGACGTGGCGTTACCTTTATATCTGGTCAAGGATACTACAGCAAAAAGGATCTAAAAATTATCTACTGTATCGTCGGTCGAAACGAAATCGTTAAAATGAAAGATATGATTCACAAAATTGATCCTCAAGCCTTTATCACCATCACTGAGGCTCATGAAATTCTGGGTGAAGGATTTACTTATGTGAAAGATTAA
- a CDS encoding DegV family protein, with product MTQVKIVTDSSVTIEPEVVKELNITVVPLSVMIDSVLYSDADLKEGEFLHLMQQSKNLPKTSQPPVGVFAEVFEELGKDGSQIIAIHMSHALSGTVEAARQGASLSTADVTVIDSSFTDQAMKFQVVEAAKLAKEGKDLETILAHVEDVKNHTELYIGVSTLENLVKGGRIGRVTGLLSSLLNIRVVMQMKNHELQPIAKGRGAKTFKKWLEELTETLSKKSVAEIGISYAGTNEWANEMKALLQPYVEKPISVLETGSIIQTHTGENAWAILIHYNS from the coding sequence ATGACACAAGTAAAAATTGTAACGGACTCTTCTGTTACTATCGAACCAGAAGTAGTTAAAGAATTAAATATCACAGTTGTCCCTCTATCAGTTATGATTGATAGTGTGCTTTATTCGGATGCAGATTTGAAAGAGGGAGAATTCCTTCATCTTATGCAACAAAGCAAGAATCTGCCTAAAACAAGCCAGCCACCTGTAGGAGTGTTTGCTGAGGTCTTTGAAGAACTAGGTAAAGATGGCAGTCAAATTATCGCTATTCACATGTCCCATGCCTTGTCTGGAACTGTTGAAGCTGCTCGCCAAGGGGCAAGTCTCTCAACTGCTGATGTAACGGTTATTGATAGTTCCTTTACAGATCAAGCGATGAAGTTCCAAGTTGTTGAAGCCGCAAAACTTGCTAAAGAAGGTAAAGACTTAGAAACGATCTTAGCTCATGTAGAGGACGTTAAAAATCATACAGAACTCTATATTGGTGTTTCGACGCTAGAAAACTTAGTTAAGGGTGGTCGTATTGGACGTGTGACAGGATTACTAAGCTCACTCTTGAATATTCGTGTAGTAATGCAGATGAAAAACCACGAACTCCAACCAATCGCCAAAGGACGTGGAGCGAAAACTTTCAAAAAGTGGCTTGAGGAATTAACCGAGACTCTTTCCAAAAAATCAGTTGCAGAAATTGGAATTTCCTATGCTGGAACGAACGAATGGGCGAATGAGATGAAGGCATTATTGCAACCTTATGTTGAGAAGCCAATCTCTGTATTGGAAACTGGCTCTATTATTCAAACTCATACTGGAGAGAATGCTTGGGCGATTCTAATTCACTACAATTCCTAA
- a CDS encoding HU family DNA-binding protein — translation MANKQDLIAKVAEATELTKKDSAAAVDAVFAAVTEYLAAGEKVQLIGFGNFEVRERAARKGRNPQTGKEIKIAASKVPAFKAGKALKDAVK, via the coding sequence ATGGCAAACAAACAAGATTTGATCGCTAAAGTAGCAGAAGCTACAGAATTGACTAAGAAAGATTCAGCAGCAGCAGTTGACGCTGTATTTGCAGCAGTAACTGAATACCTTGCAGCTGGTGAAAAAGTTCAATTGATCGGTTTCGGTAACTTTGAAGTTCGTGAGCGTGCTGCACGTAAAGGTCGCAACCCACAAACTGGTAAAGAAATCAAAATCGCAGCTTCTAAAGTTCCAGCATTCAAAGCTGGTAAAGCTCTTAAAGACGCTGTTAAATAA
- a CDS encoding L-lactate dehydrogenase codes for MTSTKQHKKVILVGDGAVGSSYAFALVNQGIAQELGIIEIPQLHEKAVGDALDLSHALAFTSPKKIYAAQYSDCADADLVVITAGAPQKPGETRLDLVGKNLAINKSIVTQVVESGFDGIFLVAANPVDVLTYSTWKFSGFPKERVIGSGTSLDSARFRQALAEKLDVDARSVHAYIMGEHGDSEFAVWSHANIAGVNLEEFLKDTQNVQEAELIELFEGVRDAAYTIINKKGATYYGIAVALARITKAILDDENAVLPLSVFQEGQYGVKNVFIGQPAVVGAHGIVRPVNIPLNDAETQKMQASAKELQAIIDEAWKNPEFQAASKN; via the coding sequence ATGACTTCAACTAAACAACACAAAAAAGTGATCCTTGTTGGTGACGGTGCCGTAGGTTCATCTTACGCTTTCGCACTTGTTAACCAAGGAATTGCACAAGAGCTTGGAATTATCGAAATTCCACAATTGCACGAAAAAGCTGTTGGTGATGCGCTTGACCTTAGCCACGCCCTTGCCTTCACTTCACCTAAAAAAATCTATGCTGCTCAATACTCTGACTGTGCAGACGCTGACCTTGTTGTTATCACTGCAGGTGCTCCTCAAAAACCAGGTGAAACTCGTCTTGACCTTGTAGGTAAAAACTTGGCTATCAACAAATCAATCGTAACACAAGTTGTTGAATCAGGTTTCGATGGTATCTTCCTTGTTGCAGCTAACCCAGTTGACGTTTTGACTTACTCAACTTGGAAATTCTCTGGATTCCCTAAAGAACGTGTTATCGGTTCAGGTACTTCACTTGACTCAGCACGTTTCCGTCAAGCACTTGCTGAAAAATTGGATGTTGATGCTCGTTCCGTTCACGCCTACATCATGGGTGAACACGGAGATTCTGAATTTGCGGTTTGGTCACACGCTAACATCGCTGGTGTAAACCTTGAAGAATTCCTTAAAGATACTCAAAACGTTCAAGAAGCTGAATTGATTGAATTGTTCGAAGGTGTTCGTGACGCTGCTTACACAATCATTAACAAAAAAGGAGCTACCTACTACGGTATCGCAGTAGCACTTGCTCGTATCACAAAAGCAATCCTTGATGACGAAAATGCAGTACTTCCACTTTCAGTCTTCCAAGAAGGTCAATACGGTGTTAAAAACGTCTTTATCGGTCAACCAGCTGTTGTTGGTGCACATGGTATCGTTCGTCCAGTAAACATTCCATTGAACGACGCTGAAACTCAAAAAATGCAAGCATCTGCTAAAGAATTGCAAGCTATCATTGATGAAGCATGGAAAAACCCTGAATTCCAAGCAGCTTCTAAAAACTAA
- the gyrA gene encoding DNA gyrase subunit A, giving the protein MQDRNLVNVNLTKEMKTSFIDYAMSVIVARALPDVRDGLKPVHRRILYGMNELGVTPDKPHKKSARITGDVMGKYHPHGDSSIYEAMVRMAQWWSYRYMLVDGHGNFGSMDGDGAAAQRYTEARMSKIALEMLRDINKNTVDFVDNYDANEREPLVLPARFPNLLVNGATGIAVGMATNIPPHNLGETIDAVKLVMDNPEVTTKDLMEVLPGPDFPTGALVMGKSGIHKAYETGKGSIVLRSRTEIETTKTGRERIVVTEFPYMVNKTKVHEHIVRLVQEKRIEGITAVRDESNHEGVRFVIEVKRDASANVILNNLFKMTQMQTNFGFNMLAIQNGVPKILSLRQILDAYIEHQKEVVVRRTRFDKEKAEARAHILEGLLIALDHIDEVIRIIRASETDAEAQAELMSKFKLSERQSQAILDMRLRRLTGLERDKIQSEYDELIALIADLADILAKPERVAQIIKEELDEVKRKFGDKRRTELMFGEVLTLEDEDLIEETDVLITLSNKGYIKRLDQGEFTAQKRGGRGVQGTGVKDDDFVRELVSTSTHDHLLFFTNKGRVYRLKGYEIPEYGRTAKGLPVVNLLKLDEGESIQTIINVESERSDDAYLFFTTRHGIVKRTSVKEFANIRQNGLKALNLKDEDELINVLLTEEDTDIIIGTKFGYAVRFNQSAVRGMSRIATGVRGVNLRDGDTVVGASVITNQDEVLIITEKGYGKRTLATEYPTKGRGGKGMKTANVAEKNGPLAGLLTVKGDEDLMIITDTGVMIRTNVANISQTGRSTMGVKVMRLDQDAKIVTFTTVAAAEKEEVGTEIETEGEV; this is encoded by the coding sequence ATGCAGGATAGAAATTTAGTGAATGTCAATCTGACAAAGGAGATGAAGACCAGCTTTATCGACTACGCCATGAGCGTTATCGTTGCGCGGGCCCTTCCTGATGTTCGAGATGGCTTAAAACCTGTTCACCGTCGTATTCTATACGGAATGAATGAACTAGGTGTTACACCAGACAAACCTCATAAAAAGTCAGCCCGTATTACAGGGGATGTTATGGGTAAATACCACCCACACGGAGATTCCTCTATCTATGAAGCTATGGTTCGTATGGCCCAGTGGTGGAGCTACCGTTACATGCTTGTTGATGGGCATGGAAACTTTGGTTCTATGGACGGGGACGGTGCTGCCGCGCAGCGGTACACTGAGGCACGTATGAGCAAGATTGCTCTTGAAATGCTTCGTGATATCAATAAAAACACCGTTGATTTCGTAGACAACTACGATGCTAACGAACGTGAACCCTTGGTTTTGCCAGCTCGTTTTCCAAACCTTTTGGTCAATGGAGCAACGGGTATCGCTGTTGGGATGGCAACCAATATTCCACCTCACAACTTGGGTGAAACCATTGATGCAGTGAAGTTGGTTATGGATAATCCTGAAGTGACGACTAAGGACTTGATGGAAGTCTTGCCTGGTCCAGATTTTCCGACTGGTGCTCTTGTCATGGGGAAATCAGGGATTCATAAGGCTTATGAGACTGGTAAAGGTTCCATTGTCCTTCGTTCTCGTACAGAGATTGAAACCACTAAGACGGGTCGTGAGCGGATTGTTGTAACGGAATTCCCTTATATGGTTAATAAAACCAAGGTACATGAGCATATTGTTCGCTTGGTTCAGGAAAAACGAATTGAGGGAATTACAGCTGTACGTGATGAGTCCAACCATGAAGGAGTTCGCTTTGTAATCGAGGTTAAACGCGACGCGTCTGCCAACGTTATCCTTAACAACCTCTTCAAGATGACCCAGATGCAAACCAACTTTGGTTTCAACATGTTGGCGATTCAAAATGGCGTGCCAAAAATCTTGTCCCTTCGTCAAATTTTGGATGCTTATATCGAGCACCAAAAAGAAGTGGTTGTTCGCCGTACTCGTTTTGACAAGGAAAAAGCAGAAGCGCGTGCGCACATCTTAGAAGGTCTTCTAATTGCACTTGACCATATCGACGAAGTGATTCGTATTATCCGTGCAAGTGAAACAGATGCCGAAGCACAAGCTGAGTTGATGAGCAAGTTTAAGCTTTCAGAGCGTCAAAGTCAAGCTATCCTTGATATGCGTCTTCGTCGTTTGACAGGATTGGAACGTGATAAGATTCAGTCTGAATATGATGAATTAATTGCCTTGATTGCAGATTTGGCTGATATTCTTGCCAAACCTGAGCGCGTGGCGCAAATCATCAAAGAGGAATTGGACGAAGTCAAACGCAAGTTTGGTGACAAGCGTCGTACGGAGTTGATGTTCGGAGAAGTCTTAACTCTTGAAGATGAAGATTTGATTGAAGAAACGGATGTCTTGATTACCCTATCTAACAAGGGCTATATCAAACGTTTGGACCAAGGTGAGTTCACTGCTCAAAAACGTGGTGGCCGTGGAGTTCAAGGTACGGGAGTTAAGGATGATGACTTTGTGCGTGAGTTGGTTTCAACCAGCACCCATGATCATTTGCTCTTCTTTACTAATAAAGGACGCGTATACCGACTAAAAGGTTATGAAATCCCTGAATACGGTCGTACTGCTAAGGGCTTGCCAGTTGTCAATCTATTGAAGTTGGACGAAGGTGAGAGTATTCAGACCATCATCAACGTTGAGTCTGAACGTAGTGATGACGCCTATCTCTTCTTCACAACCCGTCACGGTATCGTGAAACGAACCAGTGTTAAAGAGTTCGCTAATATTCGTCAAAATGGACTGAAAGCTTTGAATCTCAAGGATGAAGATGAACTGATTAATGTCTTGCTGACAGAAGAAGATACGGATATTATCATTGGTACCAAGTTTGGTTATGCCGTTCGCTTTAATCAATCAGCTGTTCGTGGCATGAGCCGTATCGCGACAGGTGTCCGAGGAGTCAATCTTCGTGACGGTGACACAGTAGTTGGTGCTAGCGTGATTACAAACCAAGACGAAGTTCTTATCATCACTGAAAAAGGATATGGTAAACGTACACTTGCTACTGAATATCCTACTAAAGGCCGTGGTGGTAAAGGGATGAAGACAGCCAATGTTGCTGAGAAGAATGGTCCTCTGGCAGGTCTTCTTACTGTTAAAGGAGATGAAGACCTGATGATTATCACAGATACAGGTGTCATGATCCGTACTAACGTTGCCAATATTTCACAAACTGGACGCTCAACTATGGGAGTTAAGGTGATGCGTCTAGATCAGGATGCTAAGATTGTGACCTTTACAACGGTTGCTGCGGCAGAAAAAGAAGAAGTTGGGACTGAAATTGAAACAGAAGGTGAAGTATAA
- a CDS encoding class A sortase has translation MSHKKTKNKKNKRRNLFINILAGFLILLSLALIFNSKIRDIFLVWNTNKYQVNQVTKENIDENLKTEGNFDFDSVKSISSEAVLASQWDAQKLPVIGGIAIPEVEINLPIFKGLDNVNLFYGAGTMKPDQKMGEGNYSLASHHIFTAENASQMLFSPLVNAKAGMKIYLTDKDKVYTYEITEVKRVTPDRVDEIDDRIGVQEITLVTCVDYDETERIIVKGIFKESKAYSETSEDILKAFNQPYRQRY, from the coding sequence ATGTCTCATAAAAAAACGAAAAATAAGAAGAATAAGCGCAGAAATCTATTTATTAATATTTTAGCAGGTTTCTTAATTCTTTTATCGCTAGCTTTAATTTTTAATTCAAAAATTCGCGATATCTTTTTGGTCTGGAATACCAATAAATACCAAGTCAATCAAGTCACTAAGGAAAATATAGATGAAAATCTAAAAACCGAAGGGAATTTTGATTTTGACTCTGTTAAGTCTATTTCATCCGAAGCTGTATTGGCTTCACAATGGGATGCTCAGAAACTTCCCGTTATTGGAGGTATTGCTATTCCCGAAGTGGAGATAAACTTACCGATTTTTAAAGGTTTGGACAATGTAAACCTGTTCTACGGAGCAGGGACCATGAAACCAGATCAAAAAATGGGAGAAGGCAACTATTCTCTAGCAAGTCACCATATCTTTACTGCTGAAAATGCCAGTCAAATGCTTTTCTCACCTTTGGTCAATGCCAAAGCGGGTATGAAAATTTATCTGACGGATAAGGATAAAGTTTATACTTATGAGATTACAGAAGTAAAACGTGTTACACCAGACCGTGTAGACGAAATCGATGATCGTATTGGTGTGCAGGAAATTACTTTGGTTACTTGTGTTGATTATGATGAAACCGAGCGTATAATCGTCAAAGGTATCTTTAAAGAATCAAAAGCTTATTCTGAGACTTCTGAGGATATTTTGAAGGCCTTTAATCAACCGTATAGACAACGATATTAA
- a CDS encoding formate/nitrite transporter family protein gives MVSSEFISKIEFACKKKESLYSQSKFKYAIRSMFAGAFLTFSTAAGAVGADLINKIAPGSGRFLFPFVFAWGLAYIVFLNAELVTSNMMFLTAGSFLKKISWRKTAEILLYCTLFNLIGALIAGWGFAHSAAYANLTHDSFISGVVEMKLGRSNELVLLEGILANIFVNIAILSFVLVKDGGAKLWLVLSATYMFVFLTNEHIAANFASFAIVKFSVAADSIANFDIPNILRHWGVTFIGNFIGGGLLMGLPYAFLNKNEDTYVD, from the coding sequence ATGGTCTCTTCAGAATTTATTTCAAAGATTGAATTTGCTTGCAAGAAGAAAGAAAGTCTTTATAGCCAAAGTAAGTTTAAGTATGCGATTCGTTCCATGTTTGCAGGTGCCTTTTTAACATTTAGTACGGCTGCGGGTGCGGTTGGGGCTGACTTGATAAATAAAATTGCTCCAGGTAGTGGACGTTTCCTCTTCCCATTTGTTTTTGCTTGGGGATTGGCCTACATTGTTTTCTTGAATGCTGAGCTGGTAACTTCAAATATGATGTTTTTAACAGCTGGTAGTTTCTTGAAAAAAATCTCTTGGAGAAAAACAGCTGAGATTTTACTTTACTGTACCTTGTTCAACCTTATCGGAGCTTTGATTGCAGGTTGGGGCTTTGCCCACTCAGCAGCCTATGCAAATCTGACACATGATAGCTTCATTTCAGGGGTTGTAGAGATGAAGTTAGGCCGTTCCAATGAGTTAGTCTTACTTGAAGGTATTTTAGCCAATATCTTTGTAAACATTGCCATTCTTTCATTTGTTTTGGTGAAAGACGGTGGAGCTAAACTTTGGCTTGTCTTATCAGCAACTTACATGTTTGTATTCTTAACAAACGAACACATCGCAGCCAACTTTGCTTCTTTTGCGATTGTTAAGTTTAGTGTTGCAGCAGATTCAATTGCTAATTTTGACATTCCTAATATTCTTCGTCACTGGGGTGTAACCTTTATCGGGAACTTTATCGGAGGAGGTCTCTTGATGGGCTTACCTTACGCCTTCCTCAATAAAAATGAAGATACTTATGTCGATTAA
- a CDS encoding O-acetylhomoserine aminocarboxypropyltransferase/cysteine synthase family protein, giving the protein MTRDFKFETLQLHAGQVVDPATKSRAVPIYQTTSFVFDDTQEGADLFALRKPGNIYTRITNPTTAAFEERIAALEGGVGALATASGMAAVTYTILALAHAGDHVVAASTIYGGTFNLLKETLPRYGITTTFVDVDNLEEVEAAINDNTKLVLIETLGNPLINIPDLEKLAEIAHKHNIPLISDNTFATPYLINVFSHGVDISIHSATKFIGGHGTTIGGVIVDSGRFDWAASGKFPQFVEEDPSYHNLSYTRDVGAAAFIIAVRVQLLRDTGAALSPFNAFLLLQGLETLSLRVERHVQNAEKIVDFLVNHPKVEKVNYPKLADSPYHALAEKYLPKGVGSIFTFHVKGGEAEARKVIDNLEIFSDLANVADAKSLVVHPATTTHGQLSEKDLEAAGVTPNQIRLSIGLENVEDLIEDLRLALEKI; this is encoded by the coding sequence ATGACTCGTGATTTTAAATTTGAAACTCTACAATTACATGCTGGGCAAGTAGTTGATCCAGCAACTAAGTCTCGTGCAGTACCGATTTATCAAACAACATCCTTCGTTTTTGATGACACGCAGGAAGGTGCAGATCTGTTTGCCTTGAGAAAACCAGGAAACATTTATACTCGTATTACCAATCCTACAACAGCGGCATTTGAAGAAAGAATCGCTGCTCTTGAAGGTGGTGTTGGAGCACTAGCGACAGCATCAGGTATGGCTGCTGTAACCTACACTATTTTGGCGCTTGCTCACGCAGGTGATCATGTGGTGGCTGCATCAACTATTTACGGTGGGACCTTCAACCTCTTGAAGGAAACCCTTCCTCGTTATGGGATTACAACAACCTTTGTGGATGTGGATAATTTGGAGGAAGTAGAAGCAGCTATCAATGACAATACCAAACTTGTCTTGATTGAAACCTTGGGGAATCCCTTGATTAACATTCCTGACTTAGAAAAATTGGCTGAGATTGCGCATAAGCACAATATTCCTCTCATTTCAGACAACACTTTTGCCACACCATATTTGATTAACGTCTTCTCTCACGGTGTAGATATTTCCATTCACTCAGCAACTAAGTTTATCGGTGGGCACGGTACGACTATTGGAGGAGTGATTGTCGATAGCGGTCGTTTTGACTGGGCAGCTTCAGGGAAATTCCCTCAATTTGTTGAGGAAGACCCAAGTTACCACAACTTGAGCTATACTCGTGATGTGGGTGCAGCAGCCTTTATTATCGCTGTTCGTGTTCAATTGCTCCGTGATACAGGTGCTGCCTTGTCACCATTTAATGCCTTTCTCTTGCTCCAAGGGCTTGAAACTCTCTCTCTTCGTGTTGAACGTCACGTGCAAAATGCAGAGAAAATTGTTGATTTCCTTGTCAACCATCCTAAGGTAGAAAAAGTCAACTATCCAAAACTAGCGGACAGCCCATATCATGCCTTGGCTGAGAAATATTTGCCAAAAGGTGTTGGTTCAATCTTTACCTTCCATGTCAAAGGTGGAGAGGCAGAAGCTCGTAAAGTAATTGATAATTTGGAAATCTTCTCTGACCTTGCGAACGTTGCAGATGCCAAATCGCTTGTTGTTCATCCAGCGACAACCACTCACGGTCAGTTGTCAGAAAAAGATCTAGAAGCAGCAGGTGTCACACCAAACCAAATCCGCTTGTCAATCGGTCTTGAAAATGTAGAGGATTTGATTGAAGATTTGCGCTTGGCCTTGGAAAAAATTTAA